One window of Vespula pensylvanica isolate Volc-1 chromosome 15, ASM1446617v1, whole genome shotgun sequence genomic DNA carries:
- the LOC122634513 gene encoding protein mini spindles isoform X2, which translates to MEQDTEYMKLPLEERCVHKSWRARLHGYEECVKTFQCIDDEKSPEWNKFLGFVKKFVLDSNAAAQEKGLEAVLAFVENAAVAGKTVGEVMNGIVTKCIAAPKAKTKDLAVQITLMYIEIEKHETVQEELLKGTEAKNPKIVSACIAALTLSLSEFGSKVINVKPLIKKIPSFLEDRDKMVREEGKALVIEMYRWIGAPLKQQLNTLKPVHITELETEFNNLGNERAVPKRYLKSQKPKTTCVSDPIMGDDSEGEKEEIDRDIAPDIDPYELLEPVDILSKLPKDFYEKLEAKKWQERKEALEILEKLVSNPRLENGDYGEVVKALKKVISKDTNVLVVALAGKCLTGLATGLRKRFQSYATSCLAAILEKFREKKQNVVQALREAADAIFLSITIDLILEDTLAALENKNPAVKAETAAYLARCFARTPSPSLNKKLLKAYTTTLLKTLNEPDPTVRDNSAEAIATAMKLVGEKAMMPFLTDIDNLKMTKIKECAEKVVIIVKLPPAQKSSKPRPKTAPAKVEQNTKSKENETKPMKRSNTNTTKQGLSRKPIASSSTNLASKKSSNVKVEKDYSTEEIEEMASQILPSEVISGLVDSNWKTRLSAVEQLSQIVKDMEPTDVSTQVIVRTLAKKSGLKDMNFQVLKHRLEIIKTLAENYPFSCTVSGYCIIDITEKLGDAKNSPIASETLLSIASATSFEYVSNEILAFAFNQKNPKVQQETLLWLSRGLMEFGCTVNVKSLIENIKKAVAATNPGVRTAAITLIGTLYLYMGRQLLTFFDNEKPSLKQQIEQECEKHNGENPPVPIRGAKNKKIKNDDTDEPEINEKVENSDQNINDLIPRVDISSQITESLLSELSDKNWKVRNEGLQKISSILNESKYIKGSIGDLPQGLALRLVDSNSKIAQSTLGICQTLAVSLGTSAKQHLRILLPGFIQCLGDSKVWIRTAAISCIDTWGEQCGYKEFFDGEIIGDALKSGSPTLRAELWNWLSQKLPLIPVKQVPKEELLVCIPHLYNNLEDRNSDVRKNAQEAVLGFMIHLSYETMARNTEKLKPGSRTVVLAALDKSRPNLPIKPLSKKQLSDENIQKTVKSGGAAKIAKAVVKPKGGASSKPGSARKKDEDVDNSPLLVTNNLKHQRVIDEQKLKVLKWNFTTPREEFVELLKELMTAANVNKTLMTNMFHSDFRYHLKAIESLTEDIPGNSKALVSNLDLILKWLTLRFFDTNPSVLLKGLDYLQTVFNLLIEDQYHMLENEAASFIPYLIIKIGDPKDAVRNGVRALFKQIALVYPVSKLFSYVMEGLKSKNARQRTGCLDQLGSLIENYGVSVCQPSPAAALKEVAKQIADRDNSVRNAALNCIVQAYFLEGEKITKLIGQISEKDQSLLDERIKRAAKNRPVKSTSSTRIVPTITDTVPLTEDVESDYKEENEEIPEQEDEEDEMSNNLTKVITAETTEIDNERSKERCIEQSTCEVKKELNQDTHLPPKNDQDDVNMNPLPIGQTEAIGPFGLDMDFLQKIESSAPVKFRNPVLQDTTISDIDEPINLNPHKTQMIPISPPKLLVPKSATVLPEGPSNSKEDNLERTILAMASLDLPTAIQSMNSIDNLLRSHKACLLQSREDKFISSVNMQLKFLQTYPLHQGSADVSKGFRNTFMVILTFYDTGILAKNVPLIHLKELVEQMITLLAECKLERLQEAEAYIRVVNNIVVKIIDNSNHTTIICVLIELLHACAESNAPPKYEELVMKCLWKIVKTFPNWAADLDYDTILLEVHRFLKDYPTTWWKKRWSDTPLRTIKTVLHSMTRVKGSTILTHLTKINNTNESELHSYLIRLIATFKPDEINTASRPMSKSNNTAKMQKHLSKSTHQQLAEIFKKIGSKEHMQEGLMQLYDFKLQYPDADVQPFLVKSHQFFQDFIEQGLREIDQARRNQGVIPRMNHYNTESTTTPEIEEKSLLDPMHRLEKLRSLEAQCRTTSSQSNPV; encoded by the exons ATGGAGCAAGATACGGAGTATATGAAATTGCCATTAGAAGAGCGTTGTGTACATAAg tCATGGAGAGCAAGATTACATGGATATGAAGAATGCGTAAAAACATTTCAATGCATAGACGATGAAAAATCGCCAGaatggaataaatttttaggctttgttaaaaaatttgtattggATAGTAACGCTGCAGCACAGGAGAAAGGTTTAGAGGCAGTGTTAGCTTTTGTAGAAAATGCGGCTGTTGCGGGAAA aacgGTTGGTGAAGTTATGAACGGCATAGTGACTAAATGTATTGCTGCACCCAAAGCTAAAACGAAAGATTTAGCAGTACAAATAACattaatgtatatagaaatagaaaaacatgAAACAGTACAAGAGGAATTACTGAAAGGAACAGAGGCAAAAAATCCAAAAATTGTATCTGCGTGCATTGCTGCTTTGACTCTTAGTCTtag TGAATTTGGATCAAAAGTTATTAATGTCAAGCCTCTGATAAAGAAGATACCTAGTTTTttagaagatagagataagatGGTTAGAGAAGAAGGTAAAGCACTGGTCATTGAAATGTACAG ATGGATAGGTGCTCCATTGAAGCAACAATTGAATACCTTAAAACCAGTACACATTACAGAATTAGAGacagaatttaataatttaggaAATGAAAGAGCTGTACCTAAACGTTACTTGAAATCACAAAAACCAAAAACAACATGTGTTAGTGATCCAATAATGGGTGACGATAGTGAAG gtgagaaagaagaaattgacaGAGACATAGCACCAGACATAGATCCATATGAATTACTAGAACCCGTTGACATACTTTCTAAATTACCTAAagatttctatgaaaaattgGAAGCTAAGAAAtggcaagagagaaaagaagccttagaaattttagaaaaacttGTGTCAAATCCAAGGTTAGAAAATGGTGATTATGGAGAAGTAGTGAAAGCATTGAAAaag gtaATATCTAAAGATACAAATGTATTGGTCGTTGCATTAGCAGGAAAATGTTTAACTGGCTTAGCCACAGGTTTGAGAAAACGATTTCAATCTTATGCAACATCGTGTTTGGCGGCTATTTTGGAGAAATTTCGTGAAAAGAAGCAAAATGTTGTACAAGCGCTTCGAGAAGCTGCAGATGCAATTTTTCTTAgt atAACAATCGATCTTATACTGGAAGATACACTTGCtgcattagaaaataaaaatcctgCAGTAAAAGCAGAAACTGCTGCATATTTAGCAAGATGTTTTGCTCGTACTCCTTCGCcgagtttaaataaaaagttattaaaggCATATACAACAACActtttaaaaacattaaatgAACCAG atcCTACCGTTAGAGATAATTCAGCAGAAGCAATTGCGACCGCGATGAAATTAGTTGGAGAAAAAGCTATGATGCCGTTTTTGACAGAcatagataatttaaaaatgactAAG ATCAAAGAATGTGCAGAGAAAGTTGTGATAATAGTTAAACTTCCACCTGCACAAAAGTCTTCAAAGCCTAGACCCAAAACAGCACCAGCTAAAGTGGAGCAAAAtacaaaatcaaaagaaaatgaaacaaaaccAATGAAAAGGTCGAATACTAATACGACTAAACAAGGTTTATCAAGAAAACCGATTGCTTCTTCTTCAACAAATTTAG cTTCTAAGAAATCTTCAAATGTGAAAGTAGAAAAGGATTACAGTACTGAAGAAATAGAGGAAATGGCTTCGCAAATATTACCAAGTGAAGTAATTTCAGGACTTGTAGATAGTAATTGGAAAACTCGATTGTCTGCTGTTGAACAGCTTTCTCAG atTGTAAAGGATATGGAACCAACAGATGTATCTACACAAGTCATTGTAAGAACATTGGCAAAGAAATCTGGCCTCAAAGATATGAACTTTCAAGTTCTAAAACACAGAttggaaattataaaaactttgGCAGAAAATTATCCATTTTCATG cACTGTTTCTGGATATTGCATTATAGACATAACAGAAAAATTAGGAGATGCAAAAAATAGTCCAATTGCATCCGAGACACTTCTATCGATAGCGAGTGCTACTAGTTTTGAATATGTATCAAATGAAATACTTGCATTCgcatttaatcaaaaaaatccCAAAGTTCAACAAGAAACATTGCTTTGGTTAAGTAGGGGTCTTATGGAATTTGGCTGCAC agtTAATGTCAAatctttaatagaaaatataaagaaagcaGTAGCAGCAACTAATCCTGGTGTACGTACTGCTGCTATAACACTAATTGgcactttatatttatatatgggAAGACAACTGCTTACATtttttgataatgaaaaacCATCTCTTAAACAACAAATTGAACAAGAATGCGAAAAA CATAATGGGGAAAATCCACCTGTGCCTATACGAGGtgcaaaaaataagaaaattaaaaatgacgaTACTGATGAACCTgagattaatgaaaaagttgaaaatagTGACCAAAATATAAATGACTTAATTCCACGGGTTGACATTAGCAGTCAAATTACAGAAAGTCTTCTTAGTGAATTATCTGATAAGAATTGGAAG gtACGAAATGAaggattacaaaaaataagttCTATATTGAAtgaatcaaaatatataaagggCTCTATTGGTGATTTACCACAAGGATTAGCATTGCGATTAGtcgatagtaatagtaaaattGCACAATCAACTTTAGGTATATGTCAAACGTTAGCTGTGTCATTAGGTACATCAGCAAAACAACATTTAAGGATTTTATTACCTGGTTTCATACAATGTCTTGGAGATAGTAAG GTTTGGATAAGAACTGCTGCAATTTCATGTATTGATACATGGGGAGAACAATGCGGTTACAAAGAATTCTTTGATGGAGAAATTATAGGGGATGCTCTAAAATCTGGATCTCCAACGCTCAGAGCTGAATTGTGGAATTGGTTGTCCCAAAAGTTACCATTAA ttccTGTAAAACAAGTACCGAAAGAAGAACTTCTTGTTTGTATTcctcatttatataataatttagagGATAGAAATTCTGATGTAAGAAAGAATGCTCAAGAAGCTGTACTAGGATTCATGATTCACCTTTCTTATGAAACAATGGCtagaaatacagaaaaattaaag cCTGGTTCAAGAACAGTGGTACTCGCTGCTTTAGATAAATCTCGACCTAATTTACCTATAAAACCTTTATCTAAGAAACAATTATCAGATGAAAATATACAGAAAACCGTGAAAAGTGGAGGTGCTGCAAAAATAGCTAAAGCAGTAGTCAAACCAAAG GGAGGAGCATCATCCAAACCAGGAAGTGCTCGTAAAAAGGATGAAGATGTCGACAATAGTCCTTTGCTAGTAACTAACAATCTAAAACATCAACGAGTCATCGATGAACAAAAACTGAAGGTTTTAAAATGGAATTTCACAACACCAAGGGAAGAATTTGTAGAACTACTTAAAGAACTTATGACTGCGGCAAATGTGAACAAGACTTTAATGACGAATATGTTTCATTCTGATTTTCGATATCATTTAAAAGCTATTGAATCATTAACAGAg gaTATTCCTGGAAACAGTAAAGCATTGGTCTCGAATCTCGATCTTATTCTTAAGTGGTTAACTCTGAGATTTTTTGATACTAATCCTTCTGTGTTATTGAAGGGTCTGGATTATTTGCAAACcgttttcaatttattaatagagGATCAGTATCACATGTTAGAAAATGAAGCTGCATCGTTTATTccttatcttattattaag ATAGGTGATCCGAAAGATGCTGTACGTAATGGCGTGCGtgcattatttaaacaaatagcACTTGTATATCCTGTCagcaaattattttcatatgtaATGGAAGGCCTAAAATCAAAGAACGCTCGTCAAAGAACAG gATGTTTAGATCAATTAGGGTCacttatagaaaattatggaGTTAGTGTATGCCAACCATCTCCAGCAGCAGCATTAAAAGAAGTTGCTAAACAAATAGCAGATCGTGATAATTCTGTTCGCAATGCTGCTTTAAATTGTATCGTACAAGCATATTTTCTGGAAGGTGAAAAGATAACTAAACTAATTGGTCAg ATATCAGAAAAGGATCAATCATTATTGGATGAACGTATTAAAAGGGCAGCGAAAAATCGTCCCGTAAAATCAACATCTTCTACTAGGATTGTACCTACGATCACGGACACTGTTCCTCTGACAGAAGATGTAGAAAGTGactataaagaagaaaatgaagaaatccCGGAAcaggaggatgaggaagatGAAATGTCTAATAATCT GACGAAAGTTATAACAGCCGAAACAACAGAAATTGATAATGAACGATCAAAGGAACGCTGTATAGAGCAGTCAACTTGTGAAGTAAAGAAGGAACTTAATCAAGATACTCATCTACCTCCTAAAAATGATCAAGATGATGTTAACAT GAATCCACTTCCAATAGGACAAACAGAAGCAATTGGACCATTTGGATTGGACATGgattttctacaaaaaattGAATCGAGTGCTCCAGTAAAATTTAGGAATCCTGTTCTTCAAGATACTACTATATCTGATATCGACGAACCAATTAATCTTAATCCTCATAAAACTCA aaTGATACCAATATCACCACCAAAATTGTTGGTACCAAAATCGGCAACAGTATTACCTGAAGGACCATCTAATTCCAAGGAAGATAATCTTGAACGTACTATACTTGCAATGGCTAGTCTCGATTTACCTACAGCCATACAATCAATGAACAGTATTGACAAC tTACTAAGATCACATAAAGCTTGTTTATTACAATCaagagaagataaatttattagttCGGTGAATATGCAATTAAAGTTTTTACAAACATATCCTTTACATCAAGGAAGTGCAGACGTATCGAAAGGATTTAGAAATACCTTTATGGTGATACTTAcg TTTTATGATACTGGAATACTTGCTAAAAATGTTCCACTCATACATTTAAAAGAACTCGTTGAACAAATGATCACTTTACTGGCAGAATGTAAATTAGAACGTTTACAAGAAGCAGAAGCATATATCAGAGTGGTAAATAACATAGttgttaaaataatcgataattcaaATCACACAACAATTATATG TGTATTAATAGAACTACTTCATGCGTGTGCTGAATCAAATGCTCCTCCCAAATATGAAGAATTGGTGATGAAATGTTTGTGGAAAATTGTGAAAACATTCCCAAATTGGGCAGCAGATTTGGATTATGACACTATTCTCTTAGAAGTTCATAGATTTTTGAAG GATTATCCGACTACTTGGTGGAAGAAACGTTGGTCTGATACTCCACtaagaacaataaaaacaGTTCTTCACAGTATGACACGTGTTAAGGGAAGCACTATACTCACTCAtctgacaaaaataaataacacaaATGAATCTGAATTACattcttatttaataagattaattgCT aCATTCAAACCAGATGAAATAAACACTGCGTCAAGACCAATGTCAAAAAGCAATAATACAGCGAAGATGCAAAAACATTTATCAAAATCTACTCATCAACAATTGGCAGAAATCTTCAAAAAAATTGGATCAAAAGAACATATGCAAGAG